ATGACATCACCGCGGATGGCGCCGATTCCGATGCGGTCGCCCACGGTGAAACTGCGGCTACTGGTGCGGACCAGCGCCCCGCTGACGCACATGATGAGTTCCTTGGTGGCCAGCACGAAGGCCGCTCCGAGGGCAACGAGCGAGATTGCCGCAGTGCGTAACTCCTCCGCCCAGATGAACACCAAACCAATGGCCATGAGGATGAACACGGCGTTGCGGATCTGCACGATCCAGCGCCGTCCGATCTGCGGTGACGCCCATTCCTGGCGACGTACCCACCGGACGGCTGCCCACCGCACGGTCAGCAAGCCGGCGAGAAGGACGCCGCTCGTGATCAGACTGCGAATCGTCCCGTCGCTCATGTTCCTACTTCGATCTCAGGCTTGATAGCCAGGTTACCGGCAAGAAATCCTGTGCCGGCGGCGCGATTCCCCCGGAAACGGGAACGAGCGACGCCAGTCGGGGATTCAGGCGTTGATGGCCACCCGTTGCTCGAGCCGCTTCGACATAGCCCGCACTGCCGGAATCAGCACGATGATCCACACCAGTGCGATCACCAGTTGCCCCCAGACGTCGCCGAAGGAGGCGTCTTTGACGCCCACCTCGAAGATCGGCTGGAGGAACCAGTAAGTAGGGGCGATTTTGGCGATCCACTGCGGCAGACTCGGCCAGATGTAGAAGACGACCGGGTAGAACAGGAGGATTCCGCCCGACTTCATCAGGGCGAAGAGCGTATTCGAATCCTTGGCGAAGATGCCGAGGATGAGGCCTATCTCCGCCATCATTACGGCCGCGACGAGCAGCGCCAGCATCAGCGTGAAGGGATGGTTCCCGAACGCGTTGTTGAGCAGCAGCGTGATGATGCCGGTGGCCATGGCCAGGACTATGCCGAGGCCGGCCTTCCCGGCAAGGAAATCAGTGACGGTGGCAGGCGTGACCAGAACCGAGTTGATCGTGCCCTTTTCCTTCTCCTGGACGATGGAAGCAGCAGGAACGAACGCCCCGGCAATGGCCACCGCATACATCATGAGCAACGGGACCATGCGGGTGGCGATCGGCACGGCCTCCGCATCGCCAATGGTGACGACATCGACTGCAACGGGGGCGGGCTCTCCGGTCACCTGACGAACCAGATCGAGTGCCGTTACCTGGAGAATAATGCGATTGGATGCCAGGCTCTCACCGCCGATGTAGAACACCAAAGGGGGTCTGGTTCCGTCCCGCACGGCGGAGTCGAATCCATCGCTCAAGACCAGTCCGGCATCGAGGTCATTCGCCTCGACCATGGTCTTGAGGGTGTCGATGGAGGCCATCGTCGTCACCTCAATCCCATCGAGTTCCTGCGCAGCCCGGACCACCGCCG
This window of the Acidimicrobiia bacterium genome carries:
- a CDS encoding ABC transporter permease — encoded protein: MNATKAWHIMRKELRMGPRSPLFLYALVLPVVMTFIIVGVFGSLFAPSPRLGIVDEGNSAVVRAAQELDGIEVTTMASIDTLKTMVEANDLDAGLVLSDGFDSAVRDGTRPPLVFYIGGESLASNRIILQVTALDLVRQVTGEPAPVAVDVVTIGDAEAVPIATRMVPLLMMYAVAIAGAFVPAASIVQEKEKGTINSVLVTPATVTDFLAGKAGLGIVLAMATGIITLLLNNAFGNHPFTLMLALLVAAVMMAEIGLILGIFAKDSNTLFALMKSGGILLFYPVVFYIWPSLPQWIAKIAPTYWFLQPIFEVGVKDASFGDVWGQLVIALVWIIVLIPAVRAMSKRLEQRVAINA